The genomic region AGTCCTGGGTGATCAGGCGCTGGGCATACTGCGCGGCCCGCTCGGGAATCCCGGCGGAGTCGTAGGTGATCAGGCGCACAGGTTTGCCCTGGATGCCGCCGCTGTCGTTGACGTCGGTGGCGGCAATGGTCAACGCTGCCTGCATGCTGAAGCCGTAGCGGGCTGCCCCCGGTTTGGAGAGGGGCACGATGGCACCGATGCGGATCTCTTCGGCCTGATCCAGGCTTTCGGGCCGGCACGCCTGGGGCGGCGTGGGGGTCGCTTCCACCACAATCTGTTGGGTGATGATGCGGGTCACCTCAACGGTGACGGGGACCTCGATCCGCTGGGGGGCGGGCGGGGTGGGCGACGGAGCTTCGCTGCGCTGGCAACCCATCAACGAAAGGCAAGCGCACAGCAGCACCGCATAGAGTAGCAATTTCGGGTGATCCACAACCTTCTCCATTGTTGGTCAGGGTAAGAGGGGGGAGATAGGGTGATGGTCCACGCGCAGCTTGGCCGCGAGTATATCACCATCTCCAGGTCCGGTCAAACCACCCCGCATCTTTCCAGCCGATAGGTATGATTTCGGGTGTCGTTTGGGAGGGTACCGGTGTCCCGTAGGGGCGGGCCCCTGTGCCCGCCCGAAGCGGGCCGCCACGGGGGGCGACCCCTACCGGTGGTGACCGCCCCCGGTGGGTGAAGGGGTGGCGACGGATGCGCGGCTCGCAACTGTGCCTACGTGCGGGGATGGCGGTTTTCGTAAATGCGGCGGATGGTCGACTCGATTTCTGGCTCCCGCACGCTCAGGTCCTGCACCCGGTAGCGGGCCGACAGCCGCCCGATGAGCTCCGAGGCGGAGAGCGCCTGCCGGCTGAAGCGGTACGTCACCCGCAGGCCCTGGCGCTCCACCACCTCCGCGCCAGGCACCGAGACGTCGTCGTACTCCTCGGCCAGATCCACCACCATCTCCCGATGGGCGCCAAACCGTTCCAGCAGGTCGGGCAGGCTCCCGTCGAAGAGCAGCCGGCCGTGGTCGATGATCATCACCCGCCGGCACAATTTCTCCACGTCCTGCAGATCATGGGTGGTCAGCACCACGGTGGTGCCCCGTTCCCGGTTGATTTGCCCGATGAAGCGGCGGATCCGATCTTTGGCTACCACGTCCAGGCCGATGGTGGGCTCATCCAGGAAGAGAAGCTGCGGATCGTGGAGCATGGCCGCGCAGAGGTCGGCCCGCATGCGCTGGCCCAGGGAGAGGGATCGCACCGGCGCGTGGATGAAGGCATCCAGTTCCAGCATCTGGCGAAATTCGGCCAGATTTTGGCGGAAGCGATCCGGCGGGATGCGGTAGATGTGCTGTAACAACTCCAGGGACTCGATGACGGGCAGGTCCCACCAGAGGGTGGTGCGCTGGCCGAAGACGGCGCCGATGCGACGCACGTACTGTTCCCGCTGGCGCCAGGGGACGAAGCCGCCGACGGTCACGGTGCCCCCGCTGGGGACCAGCAGGCCCGTCAGCATCTTGATGGTGGTGGACTTGCCGGCGCCGTTGGGGCCCAGGTAGCCCACCATTTCGCCCGGCTGGACGGTGAAGCTGATGCCGTCCACCGCCCGCACCGGTTCGAAATCTCGGGAAACGAGCCGGCGCAGGGTACCCCAGCGGCCCGGCCGATGGCGGCGGATCCGAAAGTGTTTGGTGAGGTTCTCCACGTGGATGATGGGTGTCATCCTTCCCCCTTGCTCTCTACTGGCGCTTCTTGTGATCCCGTTCCCCCCCTGGGCCTTCTCTGTGCCCTC from Litorilinea aerophila harbors:
- a CDS encoding ABC transporter ATP-binding protein, translated to MTPIIHVENLTKHFRIRRHRPGRWGTLRRLVSRDFEPVRAVDGISFTVQPGEMVGYLGPNGAGKSTTIKMLTGLLVPSGGTVTVGGFVPWRQREQYVRRIGAVFGQRTTLWWDLPVIESLELLQHIYRIPPDRFRQNLAEFRQMLELDAFIHAPVRSLSLGQRMRADLCAAMLHDPQLLFLDEPTIGLDVVAKDRIRRFIGQINRERGTTVVLTTHDLQDVEKLCRRVMIIDHGRLLFDGSLPDLLERFGAHREMVVDLAEEYDDVSVPGAEVVERQGLRVTYRFSRQALSASELIGRLSARYRVQDLSVREPEIESTIRRIYENRHPRT